Genomic window (Thermodesulfobacteriota bacterium):
TCAGTTACGATCTGCTTATGGTAGTCCCTGGCAATGCTTTTCAAATCCAACCGGGTTTTTTCATCCTCAATAACACTCAAGAGCGGAACAAATACCTGGTTCAGCCTCGGCTCGATAGTCCTGTCGACGAGCTCCGGATTCACTTTCCTTTTCCCCAGATTTCTAAACCGAAACATCAGGAGCTTATTTCGCAGACGCTCCGCCCTCTCTTTATGCTCGTCAGTAAGGTTAATAGGAATGTCCTCTCTCAGTCTCCTCTGGCCCATCTCTTCAGTAATGCAGCGGGACTCTAAGGCTCTGTCCTCAAAAAACCCTCTCGTTGCCACTATCTTGGGACCGAATACCTGGTAAGCCTTCGGGCTGAACTCCTTTCCATTTATGGATTCGCTCCGCAGGACCGGGAAACCCTTCGCGTTTCCGTTGTTAAGAATTTTCACTATCTCTGCCTTTTCATCGCTCATCCTGAAATCTCCCTCGTCTATGATTAATGTACCTTTGAATATATTGAGTATTCGAAAGATTGGTGAGACGGTGGAAGCTCCGCTTGCAAATATCGGCTTATAGCAAAGAGAGCCTAGTGTTAATAGGAATCTTGTCTTTCCACTTCCCGCGTCTCCTATGACCCTCAGGTATGGGAGCTCTTTGAAGTCGTCATATATCCAGCTGAAAAGAACGTAGTATGAGGAGATGTTTTCAAACAATGGAGAGAGGTCAACATAATCGTGAATAAATGCCCTAATCTCTTCAATGAGCTTTTCCTCGGATTCGTACTCATCCGCTCCGGAGGGGAAAAGAATCACCTCGTTTTTGATGAGATTGTTTCGCGGAGAATAGGGAGAAAGATGAAGTTTATTTCCCATCGACAATCTGCTTTCGTAGCTGATCTCGCCTTCGTTAAAAACCGCAAATCCGGTTTCTTTCTTGTAAGGATCGTACACCATTTCGGCTATTCGTCCGTCTCCGAGGATTGCGGAGGGAATGTACACCGTAGAATCCTTCCCTTTGGATATAGCCTCGCTTTGGAAAGAAGGCGTTGTTACCCTTTTCGCATTCCCGACAAACTTCCTTGCATTTTCTATGGATTTCATCAAATATTGCTTTTTTCTGTTCCCCTTTTCTCTGTACTTTCCCGTCGTGGGATACTTCTCAAACACACCTACAATTTCATCTTCCCCGTAACCTTTGCTCAAAAGTGATGCAATTATGGCTTCGTCAGCTTCGGAACGGGAACGATAGGAGACGACTTCTCCTGTTCCGGGGTCCTTTACTTCCAAACTGTTATCCGGTCCCCGAAAAAAGTCTCCTGCTATCAGCTTTCTCACCCTTTCGCTTATGCCTAAGCTGTATACGTTTACAACCAGTATCTCTCCGTTAGTTTCACTCGATACAACCGGCATTTCGGGGAGCTCCTCAAGTACGGCTTCAACGATATCAGGGGTGATTAACGAGCTCTTGCCCAGACGCAGAAATTCGGAGAGCGGGATCGGCGTGAGACTCTTGCCGTCAAGAATCACCCTTCGCTCAGGGGTATTCCTCAGACCTCCGAAATATGGAAGGTTTATATAGTTTCCGATTTCTCGTTCCTTCAGGTAATCCTGTTTAGGAAATACTTCCAGGGCAACCTTTAGCTTCAACAGGACGGAATTCAATACGTGTCTGATTTTTCGAGCTTCAACAGGCTCGGAGAAGAAAACCCAGATATGATACCCTTTTGACTTGGAGCGTTCGATGAATGTTGGCTTAAGACCAACATTCCACAGCTCTTCCCTGATATGATGGACTAATTCCAAATCATCCCTATCAATGTCTATGGCCCCGAACCGGCAAGTGCCGTTATCGAGCAGCGGATAAACGCCCAGGGAAACCTTTCCGATCAAATGCAGAAAATAGCTCCTTTGCGAAACCGGCTCTCTTACACACTCTCCGTGTACAGCGCCCCAGGCGTCTCTTCTTCCTGTGAAGAGCCTTTCAAATCTGTCCGTTATATTCCTGAGTTGGTCTCGTGTATAGTGGTTACTCATAGCCCTGCGTAGCGGCTAAGGATAACTTTGATCGTTTCTCTGAGGGTTAGGTTCTCGATGTCCATGATGAATCCCAGCACATCTCCATTCCTCTCACAGCTATCGCAATGGAAGTAAGAATTGATGCTGTTCACAACTATAGAGCCGTTGCATCCAATAAAGGGGCATTGCCCTATAAGCCCGTTTCCTGAATCGAATAAGAGGGCATATTCATTCACCGCTCCTTCCAGTGATAAATTCGTCTTAATAGTTTCTATAATTGCAGGCAACAGATTATTGGGTTGGTATTCTTCAGAAAACCCCGTCATATTGTTTTGTTATTAAAGTTTAAGTAGGTAGCGGCAGCTTTTCTCCTCTTTCTTTTTTGAAGATAAGCGAGAGCAAGCGTTAACGCATCGAACATGTTCATCCAGTATTTATCCTTTTGAGTCCAGAGAATCCTTCCCTTGTGGGGAAGGCGCGCAGAGAGTTCGGGATATGTTGCAGCAACAAGGACGGCGGTGTTCATTTTTGTTGGTCTTCTGTCTTTAACGAGAAACTTTCTTGCGGTTGAGGATTCAATTTCATGGACCACGGTACCTTGTTTCCGGGCAAATTGGATAATGCGGTTTGCAAGTTTTTTAAGCATTGGATTTCCTATTCTTTCTGGGTGAGACAGTTTTCCCAAGATTACTACATCGGGCTTATAGGTTTTGACGAGATCAATCCCCGGAACTGTTGGCTTCCTCTGTTTTTCCGTTCTCTTCTTAAAATTCCGCACCCCGTAACGCATAAGCATATCGTCTTCAAGCAGGGCATAGCCTATTTCTTTAGTTCCAAGATCGAGCGCGAGTATGCGAATTTGTCTGGGAGCGGAGGACATACTAAAAACTGCTTATAAATTCTTACGACCTTTTAGCTCCTCCGAAGAGTGCTTTCTCCTTCTTTTCCAGATCCCTTCCGAGATCCCTGTACAAGTTCCCAAAAAGGTGCTCGACCGGAACATCGAGTATGTAGGCAAGCTTCAGGGCATTCTCGAGACTGGGGAGAATCTTCCCGCTTTCCCACTTTGAAAACTGCGTCGAACAAGTATGTCCGAGTAGATAGGCTATGCGTTTTTGTCCTAGCCTCTTCCGTTTTCTGTATTTCCAGATGTGGTTAAGCGAACTAATCTCCATGACTTGAAACACTCTCCAAAGAAACGTATGGGTGAAGAATATCAGCCTCCGCGAATTCAGGGAGTCTGGGAAAGTTGCCTGAACAGGCAACTATGAGGGGATATAAAAAAACTGCATAGAGCAGTCTGTTTTATTGAGCGAAGTTAAAAATAAAGAGGAATTTCTTCCTCTTTTTGATCGACTCTTAGCTTCTTATGGGATTGTTAATTAAGTGTTTTTGGATTGATTATATGGCTAAAGAATTGAGCTTATAATAACACATAGTAGATATTATGTCAATAGTAACAGAGGGTTATAACATTCTAGTTTGCTTCAATAGGCAAGTTTCCCTCCCTACCCATATTTCATCTTGTAGGCCATTGTGTAGGCAATGACATCAACTAATGAAACTACCGAGAATACAAAAAGGAACCCGCGGAAAGGCAATAGCAATAATAAAAATATAGAAAATGCCCTAAAACTTAGATTCCTGGCCTCAGATTTATCTGATGAAGAAAAAGAGGGGCTCTTATTTAGGGTATTTGATATTTTGCTTTATGAATGACCGGCTGTAATCAGATAAGAAAGATAACTTAATCGTTTAGCTTTCTAAAAGCGTATTTGTCACTTTATACAGTTTTGCTAATATGAGAAAAGGCAGACTAGAAGGCATAATCTATATTAATTGCCTATAAAAGTGGGGTAACAGTGCCTTCTAGTCTGCCGACAAAGAAGCGAATACTGTTGCCCCTCTTTTGTTATAACTTAACCCAATTATGGATCTTCATAAGCAAATTAAAAAACTTAGAGCAGCCATATATATCAGAGTGTCAACCGATGATCAACTCAAAGGCTTCAGTCCCGAATTCCAGCTCGAAGACTGTAGACGTGCCGCCGTGGAAAGGGATGATTGTACACTGAAAGGTGTGCATATTTTTGATGATAGCAAGTCAGGATCAAGCGATGACCGGCCGGGCTGGAAAAAGCTCATGGAGACCGCAAAGCAGGGAGAAATAGACGTTATCTACTTTTGGAAGCTGGATAGAATGATGCGCAGCGAACGCCATTTTTATAAAAATGAAGAGGAGCTAGAGAAATTAAATATACAACTTAGGTTTGCTACACAGAACTTGGATGATCCATTTACCCGAGCTATCCAGGTCGCAGTCGCTGCGGAAGAAAGAAGAAAAATATTGGAGCGTACGCGGCGAGGTAGGGAAATGGCTGTAAGAGCAGGGAAATGGGTTATGGGCACTCCCCCGTATGGATATAAATACAACGGAAAGACTAAAAAGCTTGATATAAATGAGGAACAAGCGCAGTGGGTTAAAAAATTCTACGAATGGTTAGTCAACGAAAAGTGCTCTCTTAAAGAAATCGCACGACGTGCGAACGCTTTTGGGGTACCTACTTGGACCCAAAGCATAAAGACAAAGAGAAAGACATCAAAAATATGGTGGCCGAGGACATTGGGCAGAATACTCACAAACGAAACTTATACAGGAAAAGCGTATTTTAGGAAATACAAGAGAAATCATAAGGGTTTGAAAACGTATGAGAATGAAGATTATATGAGGGCTAAAACTGAATGGATACCCATAGAAGTTCCTCAAATTATCTCGAAGAATCTTTTCGACAAAACCATTGTTCAACTGAGAAAAAATAGTGAATTCGCAAAAAGAAAGAAAATACGTTCCTACATGTTTAGCGGACTTGTTTATTGTTCAAAATGTGGCTTCAAGCTAAAGGGAAACTATGCTAACCCAAGTAGTCGCTCCGCCAAGGGTTCGCGCTGTTATGTTGGTTATGTCCCGAAAAATCATGTAGGTAACACACGCAGATGCCGTTATTGCGGCGCTATAGCAGAAACCAGACTTATGCCAATTTGGAATACTTTAGAAAACATTCTAATGAGCCCGGACACAATTTATGACAAACTCGATAAATACACCGGAGAGAACAAAAAAGATGGGTTATTAAATAAAATCGTTCTAATTGATAAGGAATTGAAATCATTGAATGAGGAACAAGAAAGAACAAATATAGCATTTCTAGAAATTTGCTCCATAGATGAAAATGAATACAAGCAACGTATTAAATCTATCAAGAGTAGGCAGGTGACACTGGAGCATGAGAGAAGAAAATATAATGATTACATCATTTCTGAAGAAGAAAGAATTAAACGGGTAGATACTATTACTAACTTATACCAAAAAATCAAATATAAAATTACTCATGCGTCTTATGAAACGAAATCAAAAATACTTCACATATTTGTAGATAGAATTGATTTGAATCTTGATACGAGCGCAGCATTAGTTAAATTCAATATTCCTATGGATGTACATCATAATTTTGAAGGACAATTGTTGGGACGGCAGTCTCTCAAAAAAGAGGAAATCACCTCCGATAAATGGCTTAACGACAACAATGAGACTAAAGATTTCGGCAACTTTTACCTAGATGTACAGGTCCCACTTATTTCCTTTAAAGAGATCCAGAAGGTCACCACTCCTTCACACTCCAGATACTATAAGGGTGAAAAAGACATGCCGCTTTTAAAACTAACCCGCAAGAAAGCCGAGGATAAGGAATTAAGGGCTTATTTTCAATAAGACATAAGTATTTTTGATAAGATAAAAATAACAAGAACACAACTCATCGTTTCAAGCAAGGTTGATAATAGGAATATTGGGCTTATATACTTTCATATAAGCTGGAATTGAGGAGTTAATGATTATAGGGACTTATGGCCCATCTTCCGGCTAATATGGGTAAGACTTTAATCATAACGCCTTTATGACAGGCACAGCTCAGAAAACAACAGAATGTCAGAACTGTGGGGAGAGTGCTAACCGGCACTTTCCCTATAATGCAAAGCTTTTTAGGAAAAATATAAGCAATATAGAAAATGGAGAGATATTAGTATGTGAGTCCTGCAGAGATTATTTTGAAAGAAGAAAAGCCTATTCAGAAAATGTACTTACCTCCAAATCTGACAAAAGACTTATAGTAGCCGGACCTGGCACAGGAAA
Coding sequences:
- a CDS encoding CHC2 zinc finger domain-containing protein; amino-acid sequence: MTGFSEEYQPNNLLPAIIETIKTNLSLEGAVNEYALLFDSGNGLIGQCPFIGCNGSIVVNSINSYFHCDSCERNGDVLGFIMDIENLTLRETIKVILSRYAGL
- a CDS encoding recombinase family protein, yielding MDLHKQIKKLRAAIYIRVSTDDQLKGFSPEFQLEDCRRAAVERDDCTLKGVHIFDDSKSGSSDDRPGWKKLMETAKQGEIDVIYFWKLDRMMRSERHFYKNEEELEKLNIQLRFATQNLDDPFTRAIQVAVAAEERRKILERTRRGREMAVRAGKWVMGTPPYGYKYNGKTKKLDINEEQAQWVKKFYEWLVNEKCSLKEIARRANAFGVPTWTQSIKTKRKTSKIWWPRTLGRILTNETYTGKAYFRKYKRNHKGLKTYENEDYMRAKTEWIPIEVPQIISKNLFDKTIVQLRKNSEFAKRKKIRSYMFSGLVYCSKCGFKLKGNYANPSSRSAKGSRCYVGYVPKNHVGNTRRCRYCGAIAETRLMPIWNTLENILMSPDTIYDKLDKYTGENKKDGLLNKIVLIDKELKSLNEEQERTNIAFLEICSIDENEYKQRIKSIKSRQVTLEHERRKYNDYIISEEERIKRVDTITNLYQKIKYKITHASYETKSKILHIFVDRIDLNLDTSAALVKFNIPMDVHHNFEGQLLGRQSLKKEEITSDKWLNDNNETKDFGNFYLDVQVPLISFKEIQKVTTPSHSRYYKGEKDMPLLKLTRKKAEDKELRAYFQ
- a CDS encoding helix-turn-helix transcriptional regulator, with amino-acid sequence MEISSLNHIWKYRKRKRLGQKRIAYLLGHTCSTQFSKWESGKILPSLENALKLAYILDVPVEHLFGNLYRDLGRDLEKKEKALFGGAKRS